From a single Pleurodeles waltl isolate 20211129_DDA chromosome 10, aPleWal1.hap1.20221129, whole genome shotgun sequence genomic region:
- the SOCS1 gene encoding suppressor of cytokine signaling 1 has product MVAHSKVADNADTTNVRLPLLDLQALDRCPINLQHQQCQPRPVLPRARHVAASNATTHFRTFRSHSDFRVITQTCTRLEDCGFYWGPMTVNEAHDKLKAEPSGTFLIRDSKQINRFFAISVQTATGPISVRVNFQAGCFSLDGSRESFDCLFKLVEHYLTSPKKLLVTPLRKDRVRTLQELCRKSIVTTFGSENLDRLPLNPVLKDYLKSFPFQI; this is encoded by the coding sequence ATGGTAGCGCACAGCAAGGTAGCAGATAATGCAGATACCACCAACGTCCGACTGCCTCTCCTCGACCTTCAGGCCCTGGACCGTTGTCCTATCAACCTCCAACACCAGCAGTGCCAGCCCCGGCCCGTGCTGCCTAGAGCCCGCCATGTTGCTGCCTCCAATGCCACTACGCACTTCCGGACCTTCCGCTCTCATTCGGACTTCCGGGTCATCACACAGACTTGCACCAGGCTGGAGGACTGTGGCTTCTACTGGGGGCCGATGACGGTCAACGAGGCTCACGACAAGCTCAAGGCCGAGCCCAGTGGGACGTTTCTCATCCGAGACAGCAAGCAAATCAACCGCTTTTTTGCCATCAGTGTTCAAACCGCCACGGGGCCCATCAGCGTTAGGGTCAATTTCCAAGCTGGGTGTTTCAGCCTGGACGGCAGCAGAGAGTCCTTTGACTGCCTCTTCAAGCTGGTCGAGCACTATCTCACCTCGCCCAAAAAGTTGTTGGTTACTCCACTGCGGAAGGACCGGGTCCGCACGCTGCAGGAGTTGTGCCGCAAAAGCATTGTCACCACGTTTGGTAGTGAGAACCTGGACCGGCTCCCCCTCAACCCAGTGCTAAAGGACTACCTGAAGTCTTTCCCATTTCAAATCTGA